A window of the Teredinibacter franksiae genome harbors these coding sequences:
- a CDS encoding NAD(P)/FAD-dependent oxidoreductase encodes MKYDVIVIGAGAAGLMCAATAGKRGRKVLLVDHANKPGKKILMSGGGRCNFTNLDITPENYLSQNPHFVKSALGRYTQWDFIALVSQYEIPWHDKGQGELFCDNKASDILEMLLAECAKAKVTLQTHCEIEAVEKISDHFQLLTACGDFTCDKLVVATGGLSIPTMGASGFGYQLAKQFKHTVLPTCASLVPFTLSGKTQDRAAILSGISVTATIENPRTGFTGELLFTHRGLSGPAVLQLSNYWNLGEAITINFLPNDTLRECIAEWKKTSGKQLIKNLLMQLLPKRFVNSWLPQALQNKTAADLNQKDTESLHNCFQQWSVIPSGTEGYRTAEVTRGGINTDEVSSKTFESKNVQGLYFVGEVLDVTGWLGGYNFQWAWASGWCAGQVV; translated from the coding sequence ATGAAATACGATGTAATCGTCATCGGCGCTGGCGCCGCAGGTTTAATGTGTGCGGCTACCGCCGGTAAACGCGGGCGCAAGGTATTGTTAGTAGACCACGCCAACAAGCCCGGCAAAAAAATACTTATGTCGGGTGGTGGGCGCTGCAATTTCACCAACCTAGACATAACACCCGAAAACTACCTAAGTCAAAATCCACACTTCGTGAAATCTGCACTAGGCCGCTACACCCAGTGGGATTTTATCGCCCTGGTGAGCCAGTACGAAATACCCTGGCACGACAAAGGCCAAGGCGAATTATTCTGCGACAATAAAGCCAGCGACATTCTCGAAATGCTACTCGCTGAATGTGCAAAAGCTAAAGTAACCCTGCAAACCCACTGTGAAATAGAAGCGGTAGAAAAGATTAGCGACCATTTTCAATTACTCACCGCCTGTGGCGATTTCACCTGTGACAAACTAGTAGTTGCCACCGGTGGGCTATCCATACCTACCATGGGCGCTAGCGGCTTTGGCTACCAGCTGGCAAAACAATTCAAACACACCGTATTGCCAACTTGCGCGTCGCTAGTGCCGTTTACACTCTCGGGCAAAACACAAGATAGAGCTGCCATCCTTTCGGGTATATCCGTTACAGCAACCATCGAAAACCCACGAACAGGGTTTACCGGCGAGCTACTGTTTACCCATCGAGGTCTAAGCGGCCCGGCCGTTTTACAGCTTTCAAACTACTGGAATCTTGGTGAAGCGATCACCATAAATTTTTTACCTAATGACACGCTACGGGAATGTATAGCCGAATGGAAAAAAACCAGCGGCAAGCAATTAATAAAAAATCTGCTGATGCAGTTGCTGCCCAAACGCTTCGTGAACAGCTGGCTACCACAAGCCCTACAGAACAAAACCGCTGCAGATCTCAACCAAAAAGACACCGAAAGCCTACATAATTGCTTTCAGCAGTGGTCTGTCATTCCGTCAGGCACCGAAGGTTATCGCACCGCAGAAGTAACACGCGGAGGTATAAATACCGATGAAGTATCATCTAAAACCTTTGAAAGTAAAAACGTGCAGGGGTTGTATTTTGTGGGCGAGGTGTTAGACGTAACCGGTTGGCTGGGGGGGTATAACTTTCAGTGGGCCTGGGCTTCTGGGTGGTGTGCAGGGCAGGTGGTTTAG
- a CDS encoding DUF6869 domain-containing protein, with protein sequence MDIEQNNRLIDDWITNQKTFWAWEKLHQITDRSHDEAWLLVIEIAKRSDSEDVLGALAAGPMEDMLTAFGDYYYELILQASSRCKNFKKALLMGIRITGEGSEKVKELIASIAKEAVREGWHPSL encoded by the coding sequence ATGGATATCGAGCAAAACAACAGGTTAATAGACGATTGGATCACAAATCAAAAGACCTTCTGGGCTTGGGAAAAGCTACATCAGATTACTGACAGGTCTCACGACGAAGCATGGCTACTTGTCATTGAAATAGCCAAGCGGTCCGATTCTGAAGATGTTTTGGGTGCATTGGCAGCAGGACCTATGGAAGATATGCTAACTGCATTCGGTGATTACTATTACGAATTAATACTTCAAGCATCCAGCAGATGTAAGAATTTCAAAAAGGCTCTTTTAATGGGCATTAGAATCACTGGTGAGGGCTCAGAAAAAGTTAAAGAGCTTATTGCCTCTATAGCTAAGGAAGCAGTCCGTGAAGGTTGGCATCCGTCGTTATAA
- a CDS encoding DUF4259 domain-containing protein produces MGAWGIGVFDDDTSCEVIEDAIDDGTSIEGIIKKALSSAESDYIEYTECHEIIVASAMVNSLINGVSYEGVDDLDNWLIKQDKAAVIPFKSKLASALLLVIGDTSELNELWAENEDDYPTWKGNISAIISGLNS; encoded by the coding sequence ATGGGTGCTTGGGGAATAGGTGTTTTCGATGACGACACCTCATGTGAGGTTATCGAAGATGCAATTGATGACGGCACATCTATCGAGGGCATCATCAAAAAAGCTTTGTCCTCAGCAGAAAGTGACTATATCGAATACACAGAGTGTCACGAAATAATCGTTGCTAGTGCAATGGTAAATTCTCTCATTAACGGCGTTTCTTATGAGGGTGTTGATGACCTTGATAACTGGCTCATTAAACAAGATAAAGCAGCAGTGATACCATTTAAATCTAAATTGGCATCGGCATTGTTACTAGTTATTGGTGATACTTCTGAACTAAACGAGTTGTGGGCTGAAAACGAAGATGATTATCCAACATGGAAAGGGAATATTAGTGCAATCATCAGTGGCCTCAACAGTTAA
- a CDS encoding GrpB family protein produces MNEPYLKRNVRLVDWSPDWEIRFRKESIFWFSALGDNCLEVHHVGSTSIRGIKAKPIVDVLIVVGCHEKLDEIHLEGYEAKGENGIKGRRYFQKDENGERVCHIHVYEKGHKNIISHLYFKKMLITYPELAGEYERLKESLAQRFKENKAAYTSAKSSFICKVLSSV; encoded by the coding sequence GTGAATGAGCCGTACTTAAAAAGAAATGTTCGCCTCGTAGATTGGAGCCCTGACTGGGAGATAAGGTTTAGAAAAGAAAGTATTTTTTGGTTTAGTGCCTTGGGTGATAACTGTCTTGAAGTACATCATGTTGGAAGTACTTCAATTAGAGGGATTAAGGCAAAGCCGATTGTAGATGTACTCATAGTTGTCGGCTGCCATGAGAAGCTTGATGAGATTCACCTTGAAGGCTATGAGGCAAAAGGCGAAAATGGGATTAAAGGTAGGCGCTACTTTCAGAAGGACGAAAATGGGGAAAGGGTGTGCCATATTCATGTCTATGAAAAAGGCCATAAAAACATTATTTCTCATTTATACTTCAAGAAAATGCTTATAACCTATCCTGAGCTTGCAGGAGAATATGAGCGGTTAAAGGAGTCTCTCGCGCAGAGGTTCAAGGAAAATAAAGCTGCTTACACAAGCGCT
- a CDS encoding TonB-dependent receptor, translated as MINRTLLLSLAFISTSAYAAESPYLESVTVVATRNDASINALAQSVSIVDETSLHTTNAHHPSQIFQHTPGAWISRGNGQEHLTAIRSPVFTGAGACAAFLMSEDGIPLRPSGFCNVNQLFDTHYEVASQIEVLRGPGSAVNGSNALFGSINTRLPHPLDITHSTFSAELSTHDYYRLKFVQPVLKRDHSALVVLGSATHDGGARESSGYSQGKISLKHHTETDSFSATSGVTLTSLDQETAGYIYGEDAYKDSTLVTTNPTPDAWRKNQTIRAWSKLNWDIDYGQLSLTPYARKTDTNFLMHFVPWQPEENNDTRSLGMQALWHAPTDETFDLTVGSDLELANGHLAEFQHQPSPFATDRIPQGAHYDYEVSAKNTAVFAHGNWYWANRFATKLRIRHDFIAYDYTNNLSSGSACTQAGLSCRFYRPEDRYDNFSFNSVSFGQHYSFNPHHNSYLTISRGFRAPQASELYRLQQGQNSASLLLPVVLTNIELGIRGSGQNYYYQLSVFNMFMNHGIFMDSQRRNVSGAETRHKGIEYELGHSFSHGIKVRIAGSFADHRYDNNPDLLGTEIGIEDNLIDTAPQNMHALKLGWQVTERFTAQLEASHMGRYYLDPENSFSYPGHNIANIRLQYSTVKHMTFGLNILNIFNNAYAERADVSFGEYRYFPGEGRKAALSIEVNI; from the coding sequence TTGATAAATAGAACGTTACTACTATCCCTCGCTTTTATATCTACCAGCGCCTACGCCGCCGAGAGTCCGTATCTTGAGAGCGTTACGGTCGTGGCTACACGCAACGATGCGTCGATAAACGCTTTAGCGCAATCGGTATCCATTGTTGATGAAACATCGCTGCACACAACCAACGCGCATCACCCCAGCCAGATATTCCAACACACGCCCGGCGCTTGGATTAGCCGCGGCAATGGTCAGGAACATTTAACCGCAATACGTTCACCTGTTTTCACCGGTGCTGGTGCCTGTGCCGCTTTTCTTATGAGCGAGGACGGTATTCCCCTTCGCCCGAGCGGATTTTGTAACGTAAACCAACTATTCGACACCCACTACGAAGTTGCGAGCCAGATCGAAGTTTTACGCGGCCCAGGGTCGGCCGTGAACGGCAGCAATGCATTATTTGGCTCCATTAACACTCGCTTACCTCACCCCCTGGATATCACGCACTCCACATTCAGTGCAGAGCTTTCGACCCATGATTACTATCGGCTAAAGTTCGTGCAGCCCGTTTTAAAACGAGACCATTCTGCTCTGGTGGTATTGGGTTCTGCCACTCATGATGGTGGTGCACGGGAATCTTCGGGTTATAGCCAAGGAAAAATTTCACTTAAACACCATACCGAAACCGATAGTTTTTCGGCAACTTCCGGTGTAACGCTAACATCACTCGACCAGGAAACAGCCGGCTATATTTATGGCGAGGACGCTTACAAAGATAGTACGCTGGTAACAACCAACCCCACGCCCGACGCATGGCGAAAAAATCAAACTATACGCGCCTGGTCAAAACTTAATTGGGACATTGACTATGGGCAACTGTCTCTTACGCCCTATGCGAGGAAAACTGACACCAACTTTTTAATGCATTTCGTTCCGTGGCAACCAGAAGAAAATAATGATACGCGCTCGCTCGGTATGCAGGCACTTTGGCATGCGCCAACAGATGAGACTTTTGACTTAACAGTTGGTAGCGACTTGGAGTTAGCCAACGGCCATTTAGCTGAATTTCAGCATCAGCCATCGCCCTTTGCTACCGACAGAATTCCACAGGGCGCACATTACGATTACGAGGTGAGCGCCAAAAATACCGCAGTTTTTGCCCACGGCAACTGGTATTGGGCGAATCGATTTGCAACAAAACTGCGTATTCGCCACGATTTTATTGCATATGACTACACAAACAATCTCAGCAGCGGCTCAGCCTGCACGCAAGCCGGCCTTAGCTGCCGATTCTACCGACCGGAAGACCGGTACGATAATTTTTCATTCAACTCTGTCTCTTTTGGTCAGCACTATTCATTTAATCCCCATCACAATAGCTATCTAACCATTTCTCGCGGTTTTCGTGCGCCACAGGCTTCCGAGCTTTACCGCTTACAGCAAGGTCAAAATTCTGCCAGTTTACTGCTACCCGTGGTATTAACAAACATTGAGCTCGGCATACGGGGAAGCGGTCAAAATTATTATTATCAGCTTTCTGTGTTCAATATGTTTATGAACCACGGAATTTTTATGGATTCACAAAGACGTAATGTAAGTGGAGCAGAAACCCGTCATAAGGGTATTGAATATGAATTGGGGCATTCTTTTTCACACGGCATTAAGGTACGCATAGCAGGGAGCTTTGCTGATCACCGTTATGATAATAATCCAGACTTGCTAGGCACTGAAATAGGGATTGAGGATAACCTGATTGATACTGCACCCCAAAATATGCATGCTCTAAAACTGGGTTGGCAAGTAACGGAGCGTTTTACAGCCCAATTGGAGGCAAGTCATATGGGCCGCTATTACCTAGACCCTGAAAATAGTTTTAGTTACCCGGGGCACAATATTGCCAACATTAGATTGCAGTATTCAACCGTTAAACATATGACTTTCGGGCTTAATATATTGAATATTTTCAACAATGCCTATGCCGAACGGGCCGATGTTTCCTTCGGCGAGTATCGATATTTTCCTGGCGAGGGACGTAAAGCGGCGCTTTCTATTGAGGTAAATATATAG
- a CDS encoding permease codes for MDKPCCSHDKKEPEKPKVEAPAHGCCAAKAPTTAAAEQGCGDDNTSPAGNRVEGPVETQPQAGGCCDTPTKTDYMLWGSLTGVVLGYAYYLVIGQFSPALMDTTLGHLGHAIADITNTMAWGALLGVFMVALLCKVPRELVMSILGTNGGFQGILRATGAGLLLDLCSHGILMVGAKLYDRGASTGQVMAFLIASPWNSFSLTLILIAMIGLSWTLAFIVLSAVIAVITGLIFDALIKRGILPQNPNTTDLPHDFAFWPTALQALKQGNYSHGGLWQFCVDGLKESRMVLRWLLLGILLAALIRTFVPADYFGTYFGPTVLGLSITLLTATVLEVCSEGSAPIAADIFNRALAPGNSFAFLMTGVSTDYTEIMVLKDTTRSWKLALFLPLITVPQIVIIALALNGF; via the coding sequence ATGGACAAGCCCTGCTGTAGCCACGACAAAAAAGAACCTGAAAAGCCAAAGGTTGAGGCACCGGCCCATGGCTGCTGCGCGGCCAAAGCACCTACAACAGCCGCCGCCGAACAGGGTTGTGGTGATGACAATACCAGCCCGGCTGGTAATCGAGTTGAAGGTCCAGTGGAAACACAGCCCCAAGCGGGCGGTTGTTGTGACACCCCAACAAAAACCGACTACATGCTCTGGGGTTCGCTTACCGGGGTAGTACTCGGCTACGCCTATTATCTGGTTATTGGGCAGTTTTCCCCCGCATTAATGGACACCACGTTGGGCCATTTAGGCCATGCCATTGCTGATATAACCAACACCATGGCCTGGGGTGCGTTATTGGGGGTATTCATGGTGGCACTGCTATGCAAAGTGCCACGCGAACTGGTGATGTCGATACTGGGTACAAACGGAGGCTTTCAAGGCATACTGCGCGCAACCGGCGCAGGGCTGCTGTTAGACCTGTGCAGCCACGGCATACTCATGGTGGGTGCAAAGCTCTACGACCGTGGCGCCAGTACCGGTCAGGTTATGGCGTTCCTGATTGCCAGCCCATGGAATTCGTTTTCGCTTACCCTGATATTAATAGCCATGATTGGCCTTAGTTGGACGCTGGCCTTTATTGTGCTTTCAGCGGTTATTGCGGTTATTACCGGGCTTATATTCGACGCCTTAATAAAGCGCGGTATACTCCCCCAAAACCCCAACACCACCGACCTACCGCATGATTTCGCTTTTTGGCCCACGGCACTGCAAGCGCTAAAGCAAGGTAACTACAGCCACGGAGGCCTATGGCAGTTTTGTGTAGATGGGCTAAAAGAATCGCGTATGGTATTGCGTTGGTTGTTGTTGGGTATATTGCTGGCCGCGTTAATTAGAACCTTTGTGCCAGCCGACTATTTTGGTACCTATTTTGGGCCAACGGTATTAGGCCTTTCGATAACATTACTAACCGCAACCGTATTAGAGGTGTGTTCGGAAGGCTCGGCACCCATAGCCGCCGATATATTCAATCGTGCGCTAGCACCGGGTAATTCCTTTGCCTTTCTCATGACCGGTGTAAGCACCGACTATACCGAAATAATGGTACTAAAAGACACTACCCGCTCGTGGAAACTGGCGTTATTCTTGCCGCTAATAACCGTACCGCAAATCGTAATAATCGCCCTTGCGCTAAATGGATTCTGA
- a CDS encoding VOC family protein, with the protein MIGYITLGSNDVAKAAEFYDPLFKILGARRVYDYDSYVAWSADGEAVIFSITSPFNGELATPGNGTMIALLAASEDQVNLLHAKAISLGALNEGEPGMRSGGYYCAYFRDVDGNKLNFHVKSEIT; encoded by the coding sequence ATGATTGGATATATTACATTAGGCTCAAATGATGTTGCTAAGGCAGCGGAATTTTATGATCCACTATTTAAGATATTGGGCGCAAGACGAGTATATGATTACGATAGCTACGTAGCATGGTCCGCTGATGGAGAGGCAGTAATTTTTTCAATTACTTCGCCATTTAATGGTGAATTAGCTACGCCGGGAAATGGCACTATGATTGCTCTATTGGCTGCTAGCGAGGATCAAGTTAATTTGCTTCATGCTAAAGCTATATCGTTGGGTGCATTAAATGAAGGAGAGCCTGGAATGCGGTCTGGTGGGTACTATTGTGCATATTTTAGAGACGTTGATGGTAATAAATTAAATTTTCATGTTAAGTCCGAAATCACATAA
- a CDS encoding PQQ-dependent sugar dehydrogenase, which translates to MHTFRFGPLLGTFVLLSFLSTVALAAPKVDQLYKNFCSSCHGPNLEGGLGSSLVDDTWAYGGSPEAIAKVISEGIPAKGMPPWKGALNEDQIRGMVIYIQEQGAEAKQHEVLKKTSATDGKINSALHNFKIETLHDGFNTLWAMDFLPNGNLLATEKAGKLWLVSNTDKTEISGTPVVWPNGQGGLMDVRILHDGSVDPWVYLSFSKEKYGRAMTTIVRGKIKDNKWVDEQTIFLAPLKSWINTGYHYGSRIIFQNDFIYFSIGDRGRKEMAQALETPNGKVHRLHLDGRIPADNPFVKTKNAMASIWSYGHRNPQGLTLAEDGRIWLTEHGPRGGDETNLLLKGKNYGWPIITYGMNYNGTPITDKTHQAGMEQPKHYWVPSIAVTAVEEYRGKQFPKWNNQLIVGSLAKEELQRLKVDAAGNVVETEVLMKNQGRIRDIRIDAAGVVYLVVNRGSEKSGSILKLTAF; encoded by the coding sequence ATGCACACATTTCGCTTTGGCCCACTTCTCGGCACTTTCGTGCTACTTAGCTTCCTGTCTACCGTCGCATTGGCCGCTCCAAAAGTTGATCAACTATACAAGAATTTTTGTTCCAGTTGCCATGGACCAAACCTTGAGGGTGGCCTTGGCAGTTCGTTAGTAGATGACACCTGGGCCTACGGTGGCAGCCCGGAGGCAATAGCCAAGGTTATTAGCGAAGGTATACCCGCAAAGGGCATGCCGCCGTGGAAAGGCGCGCTTAATGAAGACCAGATTCGCGGCATGGTTATTTACATTCAAGAACAGGGCGCCGAAGCAAAACAACATGAGGTTTTAAAAAAAACTAGTGCCACGGATGGCAAGATAAATAGTGCGCTACATAACTTTAAAATCGAAACGCTTCACGACGGCTTTAATACACTTTGGGCTATGGATTTTTTACCCAACGGCAATCTACTGGCAACCGAAAAAGCCGGTAAACTTTGGTTAGTCAGCAATACCGATAAAACCGAAATTTCTGGCACCCCGGTTGTGTGGCCTAACGGCCAGGGCGGCTTAATGGACGTACGTATACTGCACGACGGCAGCGTTGACCCTTGGGTGTATCTTAGTTTTAGTAAAGAAAAATACGGCCGCGCGATGACCACTATCGTACGCGGTAAAATTAAAGACAATAAGTGGGTTGATGAGCAAACCATTTTTTTGGCTCCATTAAAGAGCTGGATCAATACTGGCTACCACTACGGATCGCGCATTATTTTTCAAAACGATTTTATCTATTTCAGCATTGGTGATCGAGGCCGCAAAGAAATGGCTCAAGCGCTGGAAACACCCAATGGTAAAGTTCACCGTTTGCACCTCGATGGCCGTATTCCGGCCGACAACCCTTTTGTTAAAACTAAAAATGCTATGGCCTCTATATGGAGTTACGGGCACCGTAACCCTCAGGGGCTTACACTGGCCGAAGACGGGCGCATTTGGTTAACCGAGCACGGTCCACGCGGCGGCGACGAAACCAACCTCCTACTGAAAGGTAAAAATTACGGCTGGCCAATTATTACCTATGGTATGAATTACAACGGCACCCCCATTACCGACAAAACCCACCAAGCCGGCATGGAACAACCCAAGCACTATTGGGTACCCTCTATTGCGGTTACCGCCGTAGAAGAGTATCGAGGCAAGCAATTCCCCAAGTGGAACAATCAACTGATTGTGGGCAGCCTGGCAAAAGAGGAATTACAGCGTTTGAAAGTAGACGCAGCCGGAAACGTAGTGGAAACCGAGGTGCTCATGAAGAATCAGGGGCGTATTCGCGATATTCGTATTGATGCCGCAGGTGTTGTTTATTTGGTGGTGAATCGTGGGTCTGAAAAGTCGGGTAGTATTCTTAAACTAACGGCGTTTTAA